The DNA sequence CCATCCGGCACCAGATGGAAGCCCGGGGTTACAAAGTGAGCAACCGGTCACCGAATCTGTTGATTTCTTATAATATTTTTCGCTCCGACCTTCGTTTCCGGGGCTATCAGCAACCCGTAATCAAAGATTGGGTTGTGCGCGAAGACGATGACGCTACCTACAAGCGAATCGATTACAACCTGGATGAAGGGACATTGATGATCTCGCTCATCGACGCAGAGTCTTATCAGGTCATCTGGAAAGGGTATGCCTCCAAGATGCTGCGAAACCAGAATTTCAAGAACAACTACTTCAAGGGTATCGTCCGGTCCATATTCGACCAGTACCCCCTGATGGCAACTGCGCGTTAACGCTTACGACATACATTCTGTCACTACAGAAAGAACGGCGGGACACTGGTCCCGCCGTTTTGCGTTCACAACGCGGGTAACCTGTTCGCCGGAATCTGGATCAACCATACAGGATGCTCCCTTACAAATGCGTTACCTGGTCAACTCTTTGAAAATGCTTTCCAGTGAGCTTTCCTGCTGACGCAGGCCAACAAGGGTGAGGTTATGGTCGGCGGCCAGGCGGAAAATGGCACCGCGCAGGTCAGTTTCGGGTCCGGCCGTGATCCGGTACTGGCCGCGGCCCAACGGCTCAACCTGTTCCACGCCCGATACCGCAGCCAAGAGCGCCGGACTCGACAAATCGGTTTCAAACTCCGCCACAACGACGACCCCGGCCCCCGCCGACGCCGTTCTTAACTGACTCAGCGGTCCGTCGGCAACGATCTTACCCCGGTTGATAATCACAACGCGGTCGCAGATGGCTTCGACCTCTTGCATGATGTGCGTTGAGAAAAGTACCGTTTTATCCCGACCGGCGTCCCGGATCACCTGCCTG is a window from the Spirosoma rigui genome containing:
- a CDS encoding DUF4136 domain-containing protein, producing MKTFVGLLFTMAVLGMASCSPSRLFVEHDYSYEGHFKNYESFNFLECEFVDSTLLCSDIQDAIRHQMEARGYKVSNRSPNLLISYNIFRSDLRFRGYQQPVIKDWVVREDDDATYKRIDYNLDEGTLMISLIDAESYQVIWKGYASKMLRNQNFKNNYFKGIVRSIFDQYPLMATAR